The following are from one region of the Chloracidobacterium sp. genome:
- a CDS encoding polysaccharide biosynthesis tyrosine autokinase — MKESREIIQKLSDPVVDLERPFETPSIAVMGRYPAYRETYAQDGFQILDYWRAIRKRLWLVVGIAVLVTTLAAIYMARKPNIFLAKATIQVDLEQTNPDLVTSDRQRPLSNPDPTYFNTQLQLLGSDSVLRQVIREHSLDTNKEFQSAKSEGSVSAFRSMLRAIGLASDTTKDTTSTADSVNSLNSGLVSADEIAEAIRLAPYVEIIRNNLTVEPVREPRATFKDTRLIEISFRHTNPELAAFVVNGLGETFASTNQEQRSGTSRKTSDFLQKRISDLQADIRNDEVRLVELERSEGILKTPGDQTIVLERLGGLNKDLLTAENDRKTAEAEYNSVKGSPERLKSLAEAESARYITERENFILNNRTETDKAIAGLAATRAKLLEEYKESAPEIKEIDSQIASLERSLKTATDRANAEIATFRERTAKTLIDVLETKYRRAKEKEDKIRAAFDVQVNEAQGQNAGAVMLKLLQQSIETNKGFLDNLRKQQSSNDIATQGTDNNIRVAAFAIPPDTPVAPRRLTTVLAALFLSTLFGMGLALFLEYLDDTIRTTEEIENYLQLPALAAIPTIDSMPKRRLLLVGNAERPAEDDPANSELLIYADSRSSLAEAYRQLRTSILLSTAGHPPKSLLITSSLPSEGKTTTATNTAISLAQTGARVLIIDADMRRPRLHSVFNITNGIGLSTLLSSELSEAEILKAIRTDDGTKLNLLTSGPIPPNPAELIGSEQMASLLKVLQKHFTHVVIDSPPITSFTDGVLIASMVDGVILVVHSGKSSRQVVRRTKQSLIDVGAKIVGVVLNNVNLRSQDNYYYYQSYYHRDNYRSGDDPK; from the coding sequence ATGAAGGAAAGTCGAGAAATCATTCAGAAGCTAAGCGATCCGGTGGTGGATCTTGAACGTCCATTTGAAACGCCTTCAATTGCCGTCATGGGCAGGTATCCGGCGTATCGCGAAACTTATGCCCAAGACGGGTTTCAGATTCTCGATTATTGGCGGGCGATCAGAAAACGGCTATGGCTTGTGGTCGGGATCGCCGTTCTCGTAACTACGCTTGCGGCGATTTATATGGCGCGCAAGCCGAATATCTTTTTGGCGAAAGCCACGATCCAGGTCGATCTCGAACAAACGAATCCGGATCTGGTCACTAGTGACCGTCAGCGACCGCTTTCCAACCCTGACCCGACATATTTCAACACACAGCTGCAGTTGCTTGGAAGCGATTCCGTGTTGCGACAGGTGATTCGCGAACATAGTTTAGACACGAACAAAGAATTTCAGTCGGCTAAAAGCGAAGGTTCAGTTTCTGCCTTCCGTTCTATGCTTCGAGCGATCGGACTCGCGAGTGATACGACAAAGGACACAACGAGCACGGCTGATTCGGTCAATTCATTGAACTCGGGCCTCGTTTCTGCGGATGAGATTGCCGAGGCGATCCGCCTCGCACCTTATGTCGAGATCATCAGGAATAACTTGACGGTCGAGCCTGTCAGGGAGCCGCGAGCGACGTTCAAGGATACGCGATTGATCGAGATATCGTTTCGGCACACAAATCCAGAGCTTGCTGCCTTCGTAGTTAACGGCCTCGGAGAAACGTTCGCGAGCACAAATCAGGAACAGCGCTCTGGCACATCGAGAAAGACCAGCGACTTCTTGCAAAAGCGAATTTCGGACCTCCAAGCGGATATCCGTAACGACGAGGTACGCTTGGTCGAGCTTGAACGGAGCGAAGGTATCTTGAAGACACCCGGCGACCAAACGATCGTTTTGGAGAGACTCGGCGGATTGAACAAAGATCTACTTACCGCAGAAAACGACAGGAAAACAGCAGAGGCGGAATACAACTCGGTCAAGGGCTCACCCGAGCGCCTCAAATCACTCGCCGAGGCAGAAAGCGCCCGATATATTACAGAACGCGAGAATTTCATTCTTAACAATCGCACTGAAACGGACAAGGCGATCGCCGGCCTTGCTGCGACCCGGGCGAAGTTACTGGAGGAATATAAGGAATCTGCGCCTGAAATAAAAGAGATCGACTCGCAGATCGCAAGTCTCGAAAGGTCACTTAAGACCGCGACAGATCGCGCGAATGCTGAGATCGCGACTTTTCGTGAAAGAACTGCAAAAACCCTGATCGATGTATTGGAAACGAAATATCGTCGAGCCAAGGAAAAAGAAGACAAGATACGCGCGGCGTTTGATGTCCAGGTGAACGAGGCTCAGGGCCAGAACGCCGGTGCCGTCATGCTCAAGCTCCTGCAGCAGAGCATCGAAACCAATAAAGGGTTTCTTGATAATCTCAGAAAACAGCAAAGCTCGAATGACATTGCGACGCAGGGAACCGACAACAACATCCGAGTAGCCGCATTTGCCATCCCTCCGGACACGCCGGTCGCCCCCCGACGATTAACTACCGTATTGGCTGCGCTGTTTCTTTCGACACTTTTCGGCATGGGACTCGCCTTGTTCCTCGAATATTTAGACGATACGATCAGGACTACCGAGGAGATCGAGAATTATCTGCAACTCCCGGCTCTGGCGGCGATCCCTACGATCGACTCCATGCCGAAGCGTCGGCTGTTACTCGTCGGGAATGCTGAAAGGCCTGCCGAAGACGATCCGGCAAATTCCGAATTGCTGATCTATGCCGATTCTCGCTCGTCACTTGCCGAGGCGTATCGGCAGTTGAGAACGTCGATCCTCCTATCGACCGCAGGCCATCCTCCGAAGTCGCTGCTGATCACATCGAGTCTTCCGTCCGAAGGAAAGACGACCACGGCCACAAACACGGCAATAAGTCTCGCACAGACAGGTGCAAGAGTTTTGATAATCGACGCGGACATGCGGCGGCCGCGGCTGCACTCGGTCTTTAACATAACCAACGGAATTGGCCTTAGTACGCTGCTGTCTAGTGAGTTAAGCGAGGCCGAGATACTCAAAGCCATCAGGACCGACGACGGAACCAAGCTCAATTTGCTGACGTCCGGGCCGATTCCGCCAAATCCGGCCGAATTGATAGGGTCTGAACAAATGGCAAGCCTGCTAAAGGTCCTTCAGAAACATTTCACCCATGTGGTCATTGACTCTCCGCCTATCACCTCATTCACGGATGGTGTTTTGATCGCTTCGATGGTTGATGGCGTGATACTCGTCGTCCATTCCGGAAAGAGCTCGCGTCAGGTGGTTCGGCGAACCAAGCAGTCCTTGATCGATGTGGGAGCGAAGATTGTCGGCGTGGTTTTGAACAATGTGAATCTCAGATCGCAGGACAATTATTATTACTATCAAAGCTACTACCATCGCGACAATTACCGCTCGGGAGATGATCCTAAGTAA
- a CDS encoding polysaccharide biosynthesis/export family protein has protein sequence MRNRLFITALVTIAVITGLDVSAQSTEPQTTAVRQPVSTPASNLTGQEERYRIGYQDTLEIQVYRHPDLTQRVSVNTNGTINLFRLSEPVAAVCKTESELADEIAAAYQKDYLKNPQVRVVAVEQRSQSFAVIGAVEKPGIYFISRPIRLLELLAHAGGQTEKAGSRVLIARTGSTSNCKLNEPQSMAKTDGDDLILLDFKLRDVLEAKENVPLMPGDTVSVREADVVYVTGNVIKQGQVIMKEPLTLTQAIASAEGLKPATKKDSVRILRQRQGSPERDEFVYDLDAISKRKVNDPFLEPNDIVAVSEDRAKSIINSIGRSLTNGIPSIFYRVP, from the coding sequence ATGCGAAACAGGTTATTTATTACTGCATTGGTCACTATTGCGGTCATCACAGGGCTTGACGTTTCGGCTCAGTCGACCGAGCCGCAGACCACGGCTGTTCGCCAACCGGTCTCCACCCCTGCCTCGAACCTAACCGGTCAAGAAGAGCGATACCGGATCGGCTATCAAGATACGCTTGAGATACAGGTGTACCGTCATCCCGACCTTACCCAACGAGTTAGCGTCAATACGAATGGGACGATCAATCTTTTCCGGCTGTCAGAACCGGTTGCGGCAGTTTGCAAAACAGAAAGCGAACTCGCGGACGAGATCGCCGCGGCCTACCAAAAGGATTATTTGAAAAACCCTCAGGTTCGGGTCGTCGCGGTCGAACAGCGATCTCAGTCCTTCGCCGTCATCGGGGCGGTCGAGAAACCAGGTATCTATTTCATCAGCAGGCCGATCCGGCTCCTCGAATTGCTCGCCCACGCCGGAGGGCAAACGGAAAAGGCGGGGTCGAGAGTACTTATTGCGCGGACGGGCAGCACCTCGAATTGTAAGCTCAATGAACCGCAGAGTATGGCGAAAACGGACGGAGATGACCTGATCCTACTGGATTTCAAACTGCGGGACGTGCTCGAGGCGAAGGAGAATGTTCCGTTGATGCCAGGTGATACTGTCTCGGTTCGTGAGGCCGATGTCGTGTACGTTACAGGTAATGTTATCAAACAGGGCCAGGTGATCATGAAAGAACCTCTCACGCTCACTCAAGCCATCGCATCGGCGGAAGGCCTGAAACCGGCAACAAAGAAAGACAGCGTGAGGATCCTACGTCAACGGCAGGGAAGCCCGGAACGCGACGAGTTCGTTTACGATCTTGATGCTATCAGCAAGCGCAAGGTCAATGATCCTTTCCTCGAACCGAACGACATCGTTGCAGTCAGTGAGGATCGGGCAAAGAGCATTATCAACAGTATTGGGCGTTCTCTCACAAACGGTATCCCATCGATCTTTTACCGCGTACCATAG
- the mutS gene encoding DNA mismatch repair protein MutS, which produces MQKESTTPMLRQYLEIKRLYPGTILFFRLGDFYEMFNEDAIIGSRELQITLTARHKESANPVPMCGVPHHAAAGYIAKLVKKGYRVAICEQAEAAGKGVKLVKREVVRVITPGTAVDEQLLDDHESAYLASVSCDGSTVGAAFLDLSTGEFRVTEVEGPDAWDRISEHFYRFDVREVIVAEPLIDQFRTDLSIGTVDVFSNQLAFEGQHTGDERRVLGNVTLTPVNAGFFELDESRRILTRHFEVNDLAGFGLSDHTEAIKAAGACIRYVSETQRSNAGHISSLEFFAANDFLVLDAVTVANLELVRSRNETVKRTLFDTIDHTVTGMGGRLLRTWLLRPLIKRSEIATRLSAVDELSDVMTREKLRFLLKNVQDLERLIGRLNLSNLTARDLLSLKRSLDQGPKIRASLTDSRSLLLQVLSENVFDLPDIRDLIERAIADEPPPTIADGGTIRTGFNVELDDLRSISSSVKQTIAAFEESERERTGIINLKVRFNNVFGYFIEVSKGNLARVPDDYERRQTLSNAERFTTPQLKEWESKVLGAEDRILMLEAEIFGHVRETVRRETQKLQSTARAFATLDVLAALAETAQKFDYVRPAIHDGDEIEIKSGRHPVVERALGDSFVPNDLYLNNSTDRLLIITGPNMGGKSTILRQVALIQILAQIGSFVPATSARLPVLDRIWTRVGASDDLASGRSTFMVEMTETAAILHNASPRSLILLDEIGRGTSTFDGLSIAWAVAEYLHDSPSHSAKTLFATHYHELTELAEKLPGAKNYQMTATERDGDVVFLHRLVKGKASKSYGIAVAKLAGLPRPVIERAKSVLAKLEQYELAVFSDQAPDGVAAAAGRSSVAQFTLFDIANKNTLKELLEVDPSELTLDEAAHLLQNLKQKIM; this is translated from the coding sequence ATGCAGAAAGAAAGCACCACACCAATGTTGCGGCAGTATCTCGAGATCAAACGCTTGTATCCGGGTACGATCCTGTTCTTTCGGCTTGGCGACTTCTATGAAATGTTCAACGAGGACGCGATCATCGGCTCGAGAGAACTTCAGATCACCTTGACCGCTCGACATAAGGAATCCGCGAACCCGGTACCGATGTGCGGAGTGCCGCATCATGCAGCCGCGGGATATATCGCGAAACTCGTCAAAAAGGGCTATCGTGTCGCAATTTGCGAGCAAGCCGAGGCCGCCGGCAAGGGCGTCAAACTGGTCAAACGCGAGGTTGTACGTGTAATTACACCTGGAACCGCCGTAGATGAGCAGTTGCTCGATGATCATGAATCGGCGTATCTCGCGTCTGTAAGTTGCGACGGATCGACGGTCGGGGCGGCGTTTTTGGATCTTTCAACTGGTGAATTTCGTGTCACCGAGGTTGAAGGGCCCGACGCATGGGATCGGATCTCTGAACACTTCTATCGATTCGACGTCCGAGAAGTGATCGTGGCGGAACCTTTGATCGACCAGTTTCGGACCGACCTGAGTATCGGGACCGTCGACGTGTTTTCGAATCAACTGGCTTTTGAGGGGCAGCATACAGGCGATGAACGGCGGGTCCTTGGCAATGTGACTCTCACGCCGGTGAACGCCGGATTTTTTGAACTCGACGAATCTCGCCGGATACTGACCCGGCATTTTGAGGTCAATGACCTCGCCGGTTTCGGACTTTCAGATCATACTGAGGCCATAAAAGCTGCTGGCGCATGCATCCGATACGTGTCAGAAACGCAACGGTCAAACGCCGGTCATATTTCTTCTCTTGAGTTTTTTGCGGCAAATGATTTCTTGGTTCTGGATGCAGTAACGGTCGCGAACCTCGAATTGGTTCGATCGCGAAATGAGACCGTTAAGCGAACACTGTTCGATACGATCGACCATACCGTCACCGGAATGGGCGGGCGTCTGCTGAGGACATGGCTATTGCGGCCGTTGATAAAAAGGTCCGAGATCGCAACCCGCTTATCGGCGGTCGACGAGTTGTCGGATGTGATGACACGAGAGAAACTTCGGTTTTTGCTGAAAAACGTTCAAGATCTCGAACGTCTCATCGGCCGTCTGAACCTATCCAATTTGACCGCAAGAGATCTTTTGTCGCTAAAGCGTTCGCTGGACCAAGGCCCCAAGATCAGGGCTTCGTTGACCGATTCCAGGTCTCTTTTACTCCAGGTCCTCAGTGAGAATGTATTTGATCTGCCCGATATTCGTGATCTGATCGAGAGAGCTATCGCTGACGAACCGCCGCCCACGATCGCCGACGGAGGTACTATAAGGACCGGCTTCAACGTCGAACTTGATGATCTTCGGTCGATATCAAGTTCTGTAAAGCAGACGATCGCGGCCTTTGAGGAAAGCGAGCGGGAGCGAACCGGTATCATCAACCTCAAGGTCCGCTTTAACAATGTCTTTGGCTATTTCATCGAAGTTTCGAAAGGCAACTTGGCTAGGGTGCCGGACGATTACGAAAGGCGACAGACACTTTCAAACGCTGAGCGATTCACGACTCCTCAACTGAAGGAATGGGAATCGAAGGTCCTTGGTGCCGAAGACAGGATCCTAATGCTCGAGGCGGAGATATTCGGCCACGTTCGCGAGACTGTAAGACGCGAAACGCAGAAGCTTCAATCAACTGCTCGGGCTTTTGCAACCCTCGATGTACTCGCCGCACTCGCCGAGACTGCTCAGAAATTCGATTATGTACGTCCGGCAATACATGACGGCGACGAAATAGAGATAAAGAGCGGCCGACATCCTGTGGTTGAACGCGCTTTGGGAGACTCGTTCGTACCAAACGACCTCTACCTTAATAATTCTACCGACAGGTTGCTTATCATCACCGGCCCAAATATGGGCGGAAAATCGACCATACTGCGTCAGGTTGCATTGATACAGATACTCGCGCAGATCGGTTCGTTTGTTCCGGCAACATCTGCACGTTTACCTGTCTTAGATCGAATTTGGACGCGTGTCGGTGCTTCGGACGATCTTGCTTCCGGACGGTCCACATTCATGGTCGAGATGACCGAAACAGCCGCAATATTGCATAATGCCTCGCCGCGTAGTTTGATCTTGCTTGACGAGATAGGCCGAGGCACATCGACATTTGATGGGCTTTCGATTGCCTGGGCGGTTGCCGAATACCTTCATGATTCGCCGTCTCACTCGGCCAAGACACTATTTGCGACGCATTACCATGAACTTACCGAGCTGGCAGAAAAGCTGCCTGGTGCCAAGAATTATCAGATGACCGCTACTGAACGCGATGGTGACGTCGTCTTTTTGCACCGGCTTGTTAAGGGAAAAGCCTCGAAATCTTATGGGATCGCGGTTGCAAAACTCGCGGGCTTGCCTAGACCGGTCATTGAAAGAGCTAAGAGCGTTCTTGCAAAACTCGAGCAATATGAACTTGCCGTATTCTCAGATCAGGCCCCAGACGGAGTTGCTGCGGCGGCAGGCCGTTCGTCAGTCGCTCAATTTACGTTGTTCGACATTGCAAACAAAAACACTTTGAAGGAACTTCTCGAGGTGGACCCTTCGGAGCTAACCTTAGACGAGGCGGCACATCTGCTGCAGAACTTAAAGCAGAAGATAATGTAG
- a CDS encoding ABC transporter substrate-binding protein — protein MPKVFSIIVVIFLAFSLSCRRTNSEFVTIALSDPFSSFDTLTSDKSDSAAERVRNLMFNALVKKTETFDYTGELASEIRTSEDGKSITFVIRPGVKFHDGREFTSADVKYTFEELFKSTGYKKFAFFDSVGKDQIAHINSIETPDPLTVIFNIARPTLKNQLLSNLVAIPIIPAGSVAEQKSKPTGSGPFKFVSFDQSQNTVELQANPEYWDGAPKIAKLRVKTIPDASALQAELQTGAVDLAPLPTNLPPDTLKALGALPNLSVQQFDGSNIQYVGLNTQAPPLNNIKVRQAIGYAVDREKIIRELLLGQAKIANSILPESSWAYTAGTNYDYDVEKAKQLLRESGYKNEPIKFKFSAGNAAFSSYAQAIQNSLIAAGLNIEIETLDSNTLREQLAQGQFMLNTGVWIGGNQDPIFLKDLFTTGRIPGPGVSCCNRSRYSNQEVDKLIEDAMNDLDRAQAADKYKKAWAIISNDLPLLPLWYPANMIVANKRIGNIKIGPSGDWGFIKDITIMN, from the coding sequence TTGCCAAAAGTATTTTCGATCATTGTTGTCATTTTTCTTGCTTTTTCACTCTCGTGCAGACGAACGAATTCTGAATTTGTCACGATCGCGCTTTCTGATCCCTTTTCGAGCTTTGACACGCTTACGTCTGACAAATCGGATTCGGCGGCGGAGCGTGTTAGAAACCTGATGTTCAACGCTTTGGTCAAGAAGACTGAGACATTCGACTATACGGGCGAGTTGGCCAGCGAGATCAGAACGTCCGAGGACGGCAAGTCGATAACTTTCGTCATCCGTCCGGGAGTCAAATTCCACGATGGCCGGGAGTTCACGTCGGCCGATGTTAAATACACCTTTGAAGAGTTGTTCAAGAGCACTGGCTATAAGAAATTTGCCTTTTTCGATTCGGTTGGAAAGGACCAGATCGCCCACATCAACTCTATCGAAACACCCGATCCGCTAACCGTGATCTTCAATATTGCTCGGCCTACATTGAAGAACCAACTGCTGTCGAATCTGGTTGCGATCCCGATAATACCGGCCGGTTCGGTCGCTGAGCAAAAATCCAAACCTACGGGTTCCGGGCCATTCAAGTTTGTCAGTTTTGACCAGTCGCAGAATACGGTCGAGCTTCAGGCAAATCCGGAATACTGGGACGGTGCTCCGAAAATAGCTAAGCTGCGAGTGAAAACGATCCCGGATGCCAGTGCTCTTCAAGCTGAATTGCAGACAGGCGCGGTCGATCTGGCTCCTTTGCCGACGAACCTTCCGCCTGACACGCTGAAAGCACTTGGGGCTTTGCCAAATCTCTCGGTACAACAATTTGACGGCTCGAACATACAATACGTAGGCCTCAACACGCAGGCTCCGCCTTTGAACAATATCAAGGTACGGCAAGCGATCGGCTATGCGGTTGATCGGGAAAAGATCATTCGCGAGTTACTGCTTGGACAAGCAAAGATCGCCAATTCGATACTTCCTGAAAGCTCGTGGGCATACACCGCGGGCACGAATTACGACTATGATGTCGAAAAGGCTAAGCAGCTGCTTCGCGAATCGGGGTACAAGAACGAACCTATCAAATTCAAATTCTCTGCCGGTAATGCGGCCTTCAGTAGCTATGCTCAGGCCATCCAAAACTCGTTGATCGCAGCCGGACTAAATATCGAGATCGAAACACTCGATTCGAATACGTTGAGAGAGCAATTGGCTCAAGGTCAATTTATGCTGAACACTGGGGTCTGGATCGGAGGAAATCAGGATCCGATCTTTCTAAAGGATCTTTTCACGACCGGAAGAATTCCGGGACCAGGTGTCAGCTGCTGTAATCGTAGTCGTTACAGCAATCAGGAAGTTGATAAATTGATCGAGGACGCAATGAACGACCTGGACCGTGCTCAGGCAGCTGATAAATACAAAAAGGCATGGGCCATTATCAGCAACGATCTGCCTTTGCTACCTCTATGGTATCCGGCAAACATGATCGTCGCGAACAAACGGATCGGGAATATCAAGATAGGTCCGAGTGGTGATTGGGGTTTCATAAAAGATATAACGATAATGAATTAG